The proteins below come from a single Oenanthe melanoleuca isolate GR-GAL-2019-014 chromosome Z, OMel1.0, whole genome shotgun sequence genomic window:
- the F2R gene encoding proteinase-activated receptor 1: MQPRALLCALVLLCCPAARPGFPNNSSLMIPGPRTFSIRSSLSPEADLIPIDDTENYLEVGSGDTNQTGSFPHGQRMMSVQTARYLTSPWLTRFVPSVYTLVLVLSLPLNITAILVFLKKMKIEKPAVIYMLNLALADVLFVSVLPFKIVYHFSGNDWVFGPHMCRFITAAFFCNMYCSVMLMTSISFDRFLAVVYPMQSLGWRTLPRASLICFIIWLLAIAGVIPFLLREQTMEIPRLNITTCHDVLGESELQDYYVHFFSVFSSVFFIVPFIISTVCYMCIIRCLSSSTIVAKQNKKTRALLLCVAVFSVFIICFGPTNILLLIHYIHFSFDSNLEYLYFAYLLCVSISSISCCIDPFIYYYASSQYQRQFFSLFNCKKTFDPNSSNSSGQLMSTTSSRRATLTTNVNNSVYRKLLAMH; encoded by the coding sequence GCTTCCCAAATAACAGCAGCCTCATGATACCAGGCCCCAGAACTTTTTCCATTCGTTCTTCTCTCAGTCCAGAGGCTGATCTTATACCTATTGATGATACTGAAAATTACTTGGAAGTTGGATCAGGAGACACCAATCAGACTGGATCATTCCCACATGGACAGCGAATGATGTCAGTTCAAACAGCAAGATACCTCACTAGTCCATGGCTGACTCGTTTTGTTCCTTCAGTTTACACCCTAGTGCTTGTGCTGAGTCTCCCTCTGAACATTACAGCGATACTTGTGTTtctgaaaaagatgaaaattgaAAAGCCAGCTGTAATATACATGCTGAATTTGGCCCTTGCAGATGTTCTCTTTGTAAGTGTGCTTCCATTTAAGATTGTTTATCACTTTTCTGGAAATGACTGGGTTTTTGGGCCTCACATGTGCCGTTTCATCACTGCTGCCTTCTTCTGCAACATGTACTGCTCAGTAATGCTTATGACCAGCATAAGCTTCGATCGCTTCCTGGCAGTGGTGTACCCCATGCAGTCCTTGGGGTGGCGTACCCTGCCTCGTGCCTCTCTCATCTGCTTCATCATATGGCTTTTAGCAATAGCTGGGGTTATTCCTTTTCTCCTGCGAGAGCAAACAATGGAAATACCCAGGTTAAACATCACTACCTGCCATGATGTGCTGGGAGAATCCGAACTTCAAGACTATTATGTCCACTTCTTCTCTGTCTTCTCTTCCGTGTTTTTCATTGTGCCATTTATAATTTCTACTGTCTGTTACATGTGTATCATTCGCTGTCTTAGTTCTTCCACCATTGttgcaaagcaaaacaagaagaCACGTGCCTTGCTCTTGTGTGtggctgttttttctgttttcattatttgCTTTGGACCAACAAATATTCTTCTCTTAATTCATtatattcatttttcatttgacAGCAACTTAGAGTATCTCTACTTCGCGTATCTACTGTGTGTTTCTAtcagcagcatcagctgctgCATTGACCCCTTTATTTACTACTATGCTTCTTCTCAGTATCAGAGACAATTTTTCAGTCTCTTCAATTGTAAAAAGACTTTTGATCCTAACAGTAGCAACAGCAGCGGCCAGTTGATGTCTACCACTAGTAGCAGAAGGGCTACATTGACTACTAACGTGAATAACAGTGTCTATAGGAAATTACTAGCAATGCACTGA